The Celeribacter baekdonensis genomic interval GTGTGATGTTTTCGCTCGGAATCATCACCGTCTTTGTGCTCTTGGGCGCCGCCGCGTTTTCTCTATCGCAGGCGTTCCGCAGCCATCAGGACATCTTTCGTTTTGCCTCTGCGGCCCTCGTGTTTGTCATGGGGTTGCATTTTTTAGGCGTGATCCGAATCGGTTTTCTCAACCGCCAATTCCAAATGCAGGCAGGTGACACCAAAAACATGAACATCTGGTCGTCCTATGTGGTGGGCCTTGCCTTTGCCGCCGGCTGGACGCCCTGCGTCGGCGGTGTTTTGGTTGGCGTGGTGATGATGGCGTCGAATGAATCGACGGCGATGCGCGGGCTGATCATGATGGTGGTGTTTGGGATTGGGATGACCGCGCCTTTTGTGGTGGCGGCGTTTTTCATTAAACCGTTCCTCAAATTTGCCGCAAAATTCCGCCGCCACTTGCCGAAAGTGGAAAAGGTGATGGGGTTGTTCCTGATCCTGTTCGCACTGCTGATCGTGACAAATTCGGTCAATATGATCGCGGCATGGCTTTTGGAAACCTTCCCGAGCTTTGCTAAAATCGGATCAAAAGGGAGTCTTTAAAAATGATGAAAATCGCACGACGCACATTGATGGCCGCCACCCTCTCGGCCCTCGCCATTTCTCCCGCTCTGGCGGTTGAAATGGGCGATGACGGGTTGCACAAAACCCCGTGGCAACGCGACACGTTCAAAGATTTGCGCGATGATTTGGCCGAGGCCAACGCCGAAGGCAAACGGCTTTTGGTGATGATTGAACAGCGTGGTTGTATCTATTGCACCAAAATGCACGAAGAGGTTTACCCCGATCCCGAGATCACCAAGATGATCGAGGACAACTTTTTCGTCATTCAAATCAACATGTTTGGCGACATCGACGTGACCGATTTTGATGGCGAGGCTTTGCCGGAAAAAGACATGGTGCAAAAATGGGGCGCGCTGTTCACGCCGACGAATCTCTATTTCCCCGAAGAGGTGCCCGAGGGCGTCTCCGCCAAGGACGCGGCGGTGGTCACCGTGCCCGGAGCCTTTGGCAAATACACCACGTTCAACATGATGAGCTGGGTGTTGGAACACGGCTATGAGGTCGATGAGCCGTTCCAAAAATACCATGCGCGTCAAGTGGTTCTCCAGCAGGAAGCGGGTCATTTGAATCTGAAGGAATAGGGGGTATGATAGCGCTATACCTGCCGCAGCGCAGAAAAATTCGATTTTTTGAATTTGTTCTTGCCCTGCGACAAAATGGTGCGCTACGGTATGCAAAACAGATACCGCAGAAATGCGGACGGTCGCACAGTTTTTAGGACACAAGTCTTTTGGGAGGAGACATGAAACGTATCGCAACTTGTTTTGTTGCGCTGGGCCTCACGGCAAGCGCAGCGATGGCCGAAGTGGCCCCGGGGAGCATTCAGTTTGAGGAAGGCGCTGTGGCGCAGTCTCTGACCGGCACTGCGGGCAATCCGGCCGAAGGCCGCACGATCATGACCACGAAATCCGTCGGCAACTGCGTGTCTTGTCACGCCGCCACAGATTACGCCGATGTGCCTTTTGCGGGTGAAGTTGGCCCGCTGTTGGACGGGGCAGGATCGCGCTGGGACGAAGCGCAATTGCGCGGTCTGGTGGTCAATCCGAAAATGACGTTCGAAGGCACTGTTATGCCTGCCTTTTATAAGGTCGACGGGTTCAACCGTCCGGGCGACGCCTTTACAGGCAAAGCCGCACCTGCCGATCTGCCGCCGCTTTTGTCGGCGCAACAGGTCGAAGATGTGGTGGCCTATTTGATGACGCTGAAAGACGAGTGATCGCCTTTTCGGCCCCCCTGAATTTATGAGGAGCAAACCATGAATCTCACACGACGTGACGCTCTGGCTCTTGGCCTTGGTGCGACGGCTGCGGCATTTTTGCCCTGGCGCGCCACGGCCGCAGCCGAGGACGAAATGGCCGCCTTTACGGGTGGTGCAGACGTTGGCAGCGGTGACATCACCCTGACAGCGCCGGAAATCGCCGAAAACGGCAACACAGTGCCGGTCTCGGTCAACGCACCGGGCGCAGTTGCCATTGCGGTGTTTGCCACGGGCAACCCGACCCCGGGCGTGGCCACGTTCAATTTTGGCCCGCTGGCCGGATCGCAATCCGCCTCGACCCGCATTCGCCTTGCTGGCACGCAAGATGTGGTGGCCATCGCCAAACTGGCGGACGGCTCTTTCATCAAAGCGGCGTCGACCGTGAAAGTGACCATCGGCGGCTGCGGCGGCTAAAGTGTTTCGAGAAAAGCCTTTCTCACTGTTTTTCTCGAAACGCCCACAACATTGATATGTCGCGCGGCATTTCTACTCAAACCTGTCTCAGGTTTTCGTTGAAACGCTTTAAACCGACTTATTCTAGGAGACAAAGACAATGGCATCTGGTGTCAAACCCCGCGTGAAGGTCCCCAAGTCGGCTGCTGCTGGCGAGGTGATCACGATCAAAACCCTGATTTCGCATCCGATGGAATCGGGTCAGCGCAAAGACGGTGATGGCAACATCATCCCTCGCTCGATCATCAATCGCTTTACCTGTGAGTTCAACGGTCAGTCGGTGATCGACGTGACCATGGAACCGGCGATTTCCACCAACCCGTATTTCGAATTCGATGCGCAGGTCCCCGAAGCAGGTGAATTTAAATTCACTTGGTACGATGACGATGGCGACGTCTACGAAGACGTAAAACCGATCGCAATCGGTTGACCAAGGTCAGCCTACGCGCCCCGGAATATCGGGGCGCGTAGGGCCACTCAGGGAGGAGAGAAACGCATGACTATTAAAAATACGCTCACCACCAAGCTTTGCACGGCTGCGGTTTTGACCGCTTTTGCTGTTGC includes:
- the soxZ gene encoding thiosulfate oxidation carrier complex protein SoxZ, which gives rise to MASGVKPRVKVPKSAAAGEVITIKTLISHPMESGQRKDGDGNIIPRSIINRFTCEFNGQSVIDVTMEPAISTNPYFEFDAQVPEAGEFKFTWYDDDGDVYEDVKPIAIG
- a CDS encoding thioredoxin family protein, with the protein product MKIARRTLMAATLSALAISPALAVEMGDDGLHKTPWQRDTFKDLRDDLAEANAEGKRLLVMIEQRGCIYCTKMHEEVYPDPEITKMIEDNFFVIQINMFGDIDVTDFDGEALPEKDMVQKWGALFTPTNLYFPEEVPEGVSAKDAAVVTVPGAFGKYTTFNMMSWVLEHGYEVDEPFQKYHARQVVLQQEAGHLNLKE
- a CDS encoding cytochrome c biogenesis CcdA family protein, whose translation is MFDVSFISALLGGLVVFFSPCILPIVPFYLSYMAGASMGEINAEGDLAPGVRRRAVLSSVMFSLGIITVFVLLGAAAFSLSQAFRSHQDIFRFASAALVFVMGLHFLGVIRIGFLNRQFQMQAGDTKNMNIWSSYVVGLAFAAGWTPCVGGVLVGVVMMASNESTAMRGLIMMVVFGIGMTAPFVVAAFFIKPFLKFAAKFRRHLPKVEKVMGLFLILFALLIVTNSVNMIAAWLLETFPSFAKIGSKGSL
- the soxY gene encoding thiosulfate oxidation carrier protein SoxY, producing MNLTRRDALALGLGATAAAFLPWRATAAAEDEMAAFTGGADVGSGDITLTAPEIAENGNTVPVSVNAPGAVAIAVFATGNPTPGVATFNFGPLAGSQSASTRIRLAGTQDVVAIAKLADGSFIKAASTVKVTIGGCGG
- the soxX gene encoding sulfur oxidation c-type cytochrome SoxX yields the protein MKRIATCFVALGLTASAAMAEVAPGSIQFEEGAVAQSLTGTAGNPAEGRTIMTTKSVGNCVSCHAATDYADVPFAGEVGPLLDGAGSRWDEAQLRGLVVNPKMTFEGTVMPAFYKVDGFNRPGDAFTGKAAPADLPPLLSAQQVEDVVAYLMTLKDE